Genomic window (Castor canadensis chromosome X, mCasCan1.hap1v2, whole genome shotgun sequence):
TGTTCCACATTGAAGCCCTTGGGTCCCCTTAGGGGTATCGTCTGATGAGTGGCTGGATGGATGGTGAGGGGAAAAACAACAAGGGACCCATGTGGTTCTTTGGTCTGTCAGAGGCTCTGTTGTGCTCTGTgaacctgatctcagcctttcacACTGATTTTCCATCAGTTCTGAAGACTCTTGGGGTGGGAGACTGCCTCTTTCTGGAACAGTAGAAACACTCACTGGAGCCATCACACATGCCCACCCAGCTTCTTAGatacaaaagttcttattttttcttggCCAGAGTCAAGGAGCAGTATCTTCTTTAGTCCTCCACAGCTCCCATGTTGTCATCTCCTAGCTAAGGGCCAGTTCTAGAAAAACTGGTTGATTGTCCCTAAGGAAACCATTGTCTAGGTCCCTCAGCCTTATAGTTTAGACAGGAGGCCAGACCAGGTACCCCAGAGGGAGGCAGAGGCTTCAGTGAAAGTTGGAATTGCACTTCTCAAGCAGTTCCTCAGTGGAGTCCAAGTCTGCTACTGCCTTGAGTTTTCAACCATATCTTCTTTTCTTGTGCTTTGCTCTAGCCATAGGCTCAGTCCCTGACCCACAAGTGTGAGGAAATTCTGGGAAGTGCCCTGGAAAATGGTCTGGTTTTTTTTGGTCCCAGACTGCCTTCCAGTCCTGCACCCAGTTGCTTTCTATTCCCTGAATATCGTGCAGTGGCTTTCTTTCAGTTCATGCACAAACCAGATTGGACACTCTGCAATCATAACAAGAGTGGGATGGAAGCTCCAGCGCCTGACCAACCCATTTCTTTGGAGGCTGGTTTGAGAAGGAGGTTAGAGCTATACTCAAAAAAAGCTACCGTTCCTTCTCCCTGTCCTCCAGAGCCAACCTCAACTACAGGGAGAGGATCTTTGATCACAGAGAGGGTCAGTCAATGGGATGTGATTAGTGGGTTTGGGGATGGATTCCCAGGTCAACCAAAAGGACAGGAAAGAGACTCTGGGGCCTGgccaaaggtgtgtgtgtgtgtggagtggagTTTAAGGGCATAGGGGCAAAGTGAGGGAAATAGAAAGGCTGGCTTGGCAAGTATCCTTGACAATTCAACCTGCCTGCTGTCATACCAGCTCCCATTTCTGCCTTCACTGGATTCAGAAGCCAAAGTCAGTCTATTCTCAGCAATACCTTCTGACATGATCCAGTGGCAATGTTCCTCACCTGTGGCTCTGGGGACACTGTCCACTAGTTTTCACAGACCCAGCCACCCCCCAGCTCTGGCCCCTAGTTCTTCACACATACCCTGTCAGGCTGTAAGAATTGAACTCACTCTTGGCTTTAGCTGGTTGACCAGGCCTTGGAGAGCTCCTAGTGGCAAAAGGCTGGGCCTGGTAGCCATCATAGTAGTTGGTGCGATTTCCCCGGGATGAACAGGAAAAGCAGAGGATGAATCCAGCTACCAGGGAGAACAGGGAGGAAATAATGCCCAAGTAAAGAGCCTCTCCAATCTCAAATTTCATGCTGTCAGGCACCAGTGGTGAGTAGAAGTCCCGCAGGATCCCATGAAGATTCCAGGCAACTGGGATGAAGCCTAGGAGGCCTCCAAGGATGAAGAAAACTCCACCCACTATAGCCACTCTGTCTTTGGCTCGGGATTCCTGGCAGAAGACTGTGCATCTCATGCCCACCACAGAGATAATGCAGGCCAGGGAGGAGATTGCACTGGATGTCACCATCATGGCCTGGGCAGCCTGGATGTCAGCAGGCAGGCCTAGAAGGGTGCTGTAGATGTCACACTGGGTGATGCCTGTGCTGTGTGTGGCACACTCCATCCAGAGGCCCTTGGAGAAGCCGACTGCTGTTACAATGCTGGCACCAACATAAGAACTTGTTCGCCAGCTAGGGAGCAGCATGGCAACCAATGTGCCCAACAGCCCCAGAAGGCCAAGGATGTAGCCCACAAGTTGTACGCCAAGAGAGGCCATGGCAGACCTCTCAGTAGAAGTATCTTCAGGGCCTGTTACTTTGTCTTCTGAATGCAGCTGTTGCTCCTTGGATCCCAGGCTCTAATCCCTCATTTCAAATTGTCTCTGTCGGGCTGACTTGTCTCCTCCTTACAAGTGTCTGTGGGTGGCCACAAGAAGGCTCAGAAAGGCATCtagaaaaccttaaaaaaaagaatccataaaCCAGATTAAATATTGACCAGAAGCTTATGAGAAACCAGAAAATGCTGGATGCCTTTTGACCTTTGTTATCTTTAGAAATAAcacacaagaaataaaaaaaaaaaaactttgaaactgGAGCCAAAATGTCATCACCTCCTGCGTAGGCGCATGCCTTAGGTTGGCAGTCAGACAAAGGCAGAGGCCAGACAGGTGGCTGCTTTCCGAGAAGGTAGTGATGGCAGTAGCAGTTTTGGTGATTGTGTTAATGCCACTGCTAGTCACCAAGCCTGCTGTTTAGCATATTGCCAAGCAACAGGGCCACATGGCCCCTAACTCACAGACTGAGGCCAAACTCCAGGGGACTGTATCAGGAGGAACAGGTCCTAGAATGTAGCCTTGGATTCCAGCTTGTTAGAAACTCCTTGAATCTCTAAGGGACTAGAGATTAGTGGCCTAGCCCTGGATCATCCTGCCCATGGTGAAAATCTGCTCCCAAACAGATTGGGGCAAGTGGCAAAGCTTTCTATTCACATTCTGAGAGTTCCGGTCCTCCAAACCTTGCCCAACTTCCTCTCTGCAGGCTAGCCCAAGTGCCCCTCCCTGCAATTCTAACACACCAGATATTTCCTGTCTGATCTCCTAACAGATGCTCCCATCATCAGCCTCCCAGATGATGTAGGAGGGCTCTAGAGAAAAGCTGTTTCAGATCCTAGAAGGAGCCTCAAGTTCCCTGGGCTATCTGTTAGGGACATCAGTATGGACAGACAAAAGGGAATAGAAGACTGTAAGCAACAGGCATCCAAGGCAATCCTTTGAAATCTCAGAAAGGTACAGGATTTTGCAGTGTTCAGCAAGTCCTTACTTTCTCCAAGGTTCAGGACACTAAAAATCAAGGGTACACCCACTCTCCCCATCTCCTACAAGACCCTCCATCTCACTAATCTTTTAACCCACTACAATCTGCCTGTTGCATTTTCACCTTcttcaaaatttctctttctcCACCCATTACTTAAATGGGAGTATTCCTTAGAGGTCCATTCTTTTGCCAATTAACACTCTGTCCCTGAGCAAACACACCCACCCCTCATGGCTTATTCTCCTGTCCAAGTACTAACCTGACCCCACCTTGCTTAGCTTCCAAaatcagatgagattgggcacattCAGGATAGTATAGCCATAGACCCCATGGCTTAATCTATTACCCATCTGCTGGCATTCCCACATCTGGATTTCCAGTATAAAACCTCCTGATCTTCAAACACTGACAGAGGAATCTTCTAGTCAACATTTCTTGTTGGGGCTGGgctgtggcttacacctatagtcttagctacttgagaggcagcgatcaggagattttttttttacattttttatcatattattattgtactggggatgcattgagacagttacaaaagttcttacaatctattatatttgaattcactctcttcatcattttcctttatcccaccTCCCCCAagaagtttttacatttttaaatggcaacatttttatttatttatttatttatttatttatttatttatttattggtggcactgggtttgaactcagggccccacacttgctaggcaggcgcttttactgcttgagctactctgctagtgatcaggaggatcttgatttgaggccagcctgggcaaaaaagttagtgagacatgGTGGCCTATGCCTGTGgtcacagctatgtgggaggctgtaggtaggagtaTCTTGGTCTGAGACCAGGCCCCAGTTAAcactgtgagaccctacctgaaaaataactaaagcaaaaaagaactggggcaTGGCTCGTGTGTTCCCTTATACCAGACCAAAATCCCCAAATCCTGGGAGTGATCCTTGACATTTTTCCCCTGTTTATTCCCTGCATCCTACAATTACTATGCCCCACCAGTTCTATCTCTTCAATATACCTCAAAGCCATGactccctctttttttctccatctctgtaGCTACTTCCTAATACAGGGTTTCATCATTTTGTCTCACCTGGAAGCAACAGCTTCCTAACTGGTCTTACTTCCAATCTTGCCTCCTCCAATTCATTCTCCACACTGTTGCCAAGATAATCTTTGAACACATTAATCTCATCAAGTCACTACTCTAAATAAGACATTCCAATGGCTCCCAATTGGCTAAAAGGATAAAGTTCAAGCTTGTTTGTACTCCATGACCTCTCAAGCTTCACCTCTTTCCATTCCCCTCCTTATACTCTATACTCTTGCGGAACTAAATTACTCTCAGCTCCTCAATCATATCATGCAGTGTTTTAGCTATTCTTTGAGGAATACCctggattcttttttcttttgtgtaagtAATGCTTTTTCATCCTTTCGGGCTCAGCTCAGATAACTCTTATTTTATCCTGGTGTCAAGTGCCCTTCTTCTATATTCTTATAGTATCTTGAATTTATTTACTTTCATCATCACagtaataataattacaataGCTGGTCTTGTACTTTCCATCTTCTTGCCTCAGACTCCCTATCGGTGGGATAGTAGGCCTGTGTCACCATGCACAGCTATATCATGCTTCTTATGAAACCATTATAAGCACTTTACAtgtgttaactcatttaattatCACAACTGCTTTGTGATATATACTAATAAACCCTGATCTAtagtagatgaggaaactgaggtagagGTATACTTTTTGCATTATATTGCAGTTTCCTGTTAAAACTCTTACTGTTCTCAGCTTGTGTatgagctattttttttttcttttattcatatgtgcatacaatgtttgggtcatttctccccccttccccctgccccctcccttactctcctgccccctccttctcccccctacccccttgctaccaggcagaaactattttgcccttacctctaattttgttgaagagagagtataagcaataataggaaggaccaagggattttgctagttgagataaggatagctatacagggagttgacttgcattgctttcctgtaatagccaagttatggaaacagccaagatgccccactactgacgaatggattaagaaaatgtggtatttatacacaatgcaattttatgcagccatgaagaagaatgaaatgttatcattcgcaagtaaatggatggaactggagaacatcattctgagtgaggttagcctggcccaaaagaccaaaaatcatatattctccttcatatgcggacattagatcaagggcaaacacaacaaggggattggactttgatcacatgataaagtgagagcacacttgggaggtatgaggataggtaagatacccaaaaaactagatagcatttgttgccctcaaagcagagaaactaatgcagatactttaaagcgacagaggccaataggagaaggggaccaggaactagagaaaaggttaggtcaagaagaattaatttagaaggtaacacacatgtacaggaaagcaatgcaagtcaataTACGATGGTGCATGAGCTACTTGAGGGAAGGAACTGTAATTTATATATATCTGTACCTCTTGTGCCTTACATAGTGCTTCATTCAGAGCAGGTGCTCAAAAATATCTTCTTAATGAATGGTAAAGGGCTCAAGAGGTTTGAGGGGCTCCATATGACTATATAATAGACTTTCTAAATGAGTTAGTAATACTGTAGTGTAAAGGTTACCAACATGCTACTGCATGTTGGGAAAGAAGATTGAGATGAAGGGGATCAGAGGAAGAGGTAGTAAATAGGGGAAAGGGAGATGGAGGAAAAGATacagagaaatatatatatgtatatatgtacatatatacacatatagatatatttacatacatatagacatatacacatatacatgtatacatacatatagacatatatattcatttgttgaatatcttttcaataaattataAGCAATTTGAGGGTAAAAAGCCTATATTAAACTTTTATTGTGCCTCCACAGCATTGGACACATGGTTGATAGTCAATACTATTCATTAGTGTCAAATATGACAATGTTAATGGTGATGCAAAGCAATGAAGAACAGGAGCCAATAAACATTTGATGAACTCTTTCAGTTATCAGTCGTGACACTGAACaagtcccttcctgacactggTTTTCTTCTTGCTCATGTGGGTACAATTGAGTCCTGATCATGACTGCACCTCTTAATTAGGCTTTCAATGCTGCTTCTCACTGGTAAGCATCTTCCCAGTGATGACTTTAAATATTTCCCACTCTTTTCCAAAATGCTTACCCTGCTTCCTCCCTATGCAGCTATTACTCTTTATCTTGATCATTGTTTTTGCAGTCAAGCTCCTTAAACAAGCCATTTAATTTTGATGTCTCTCTGCTTTGTCACCCTCCTGCTCACTTCTCAGCTCTCTGCAGCCTGGCTTCTGCCATTCACTCTTCACTGAGAATGTTCTCATCAAGGTTATCAATGATTTTCTTGTTCCTGCACCCAATGGTCATATCTCTTATCATCTCAGCTTGCCCCTCTCCTTCATAGAAGTGCcttcttccttgttttctgtAGCACtacttccaatttttttccacCCCTCAACATGGTTCTTCTAGATATCCTTTataaatttctcttcttctgctcactattatttttatttatttatttattggtggcactgaagtttgaactcagggcctcacatatgctaggcaggcattcttacctcttgagccactccaccagctccaagTGAGACTCaaagttgattttcttttctgcCCACTATTTAAATCTATTTCCTCCTCTCAGGGTTTCATCTAGACTGCTCTTCTCATTCTCATGTGTGATCTCATTCTTGATTCCAGTGACTCCTAAATCCATACCTCtgccacatctctctctctctctctctttctctctctctctctctctctctctctcacacacacacacacacacacacacacacacacacacacatttgattttttttttttatgtaggccaggctggcctcaaactcatgatcctcctgcctcagtctctggaaAGCTAGGATCACAGTAtgcaccacaacacctggctcAGATCTCTCTGTCTTGAACTCAAGGTTTGTATAGCCAACTGCTTTTGGAATGGCCCCCACCTAGATGTGTTAATAATACCTCAAACTCAACATTTGCAAAGTTGAAATCATCTGCCCTCTGCTTTCCCACCCTCAAACTACCCCTTATACAATGTTCTTTCTCTCAGTTCGCTATCT
Coding sequences:
- the Cldn2 gene encoding claudin-2, which gives rise to MASLGVQLVGYILGLLGLLGTLVAMLLPSWRTSSYVGASIVTAVGFSKGLWMECATHSTGITQCDIYSTLLGLPADIQAAQAMMVTSSAISSLACIISVVGMRCTVFCQESRAKDRVAIVGGVFFILGGLLGFIPVAWNLHGILRDFYSPLVPDSMKFEIGEALYLGIISSLFSLVAGFILCFSCSSRGNRTNYYDGYQAQPFATRSSPRPGQPAKAKSEFNSYSLTGYV